A genomic window from Aerosakkonema funiforme FACHB-1375 includes:
- the rplL gene encoding 50S ribosomal protein L7/L12: protein MSAKTIDILAQLKSLNLWETAELVKQIEATFDVDASARKGIYIPPIIDIFPPHEPEFKTFDVVLEEVPTDKKIAILKVVRELTGLGLKEAKDFVESVPQEVKSAIALPDAEDIKRQLESVGAKVSVK, encoded by the coding sequence ATGTCTGCCAAAACTATTGATATTTTGGCACAATTAAAATCTCTGAATTTGTGGGAAACTGCCGAACTGGTTAAGCAGATTGAGGCTACCTTCGATGTTGATGCTTCGGCTCGTAAAGGTATCTATATTCCTCCAATCATCGATATATTTCCGCCGCACGAACCGGAATTCAAAACATTTGATGTAGTTTTGGAGGAAGTACCCACCGATAAGAAAATTGCCATTCTTAAAGTGGTGCGGGAACTGACAGGTTTGGGTTTGAAGGAAGCGAAAGATTTTGTCGAGTCAGTACCGCAAGAGGTGAAAAGTGCGATCGCACTCCCCGATGCTGAAGATATCAAGCGTCAATTAGAATCTGTCGGTGCAAAAGTTTCTGTCAAATAA
- a CDS encoding vWA domain-containing protein — MKKAFNFVDLCFVVDTTGSMGSFIQAAKQQLLDTISLLKADSGIDLQVGLVEYRDHPPQDNSFVTRVYPLTANLTEMQKAINQLKADGGGDGPEAVYSGVRDACVQMKWRSHSCRFILLVGDAPPHGFAKWLQEMLPTQQRGGNGDAWPNGCPSGLDVRSVAAAAENQQVTVHALCMGGDGFTTQAFGAIATATGGQCASASSAKDVISKMVAMLKDEFRDLEFDRQVLETVLNLGNVDSTQVADSLACPRLQAAAAIARLGKRGFLDF; from the coding sequence ATGAAAAAAGCTTTTAACTTTGTTGACCTGTGCTTTGTTGTCGATACAACTGGCAGTATGGGTTCGTTTATCCAAGCAGCAAAGCAACAGTTACTCGATACGATTAGCTTGCTGAAAGCTGATAGCGGTATCGACTTACAAGTAGGTTTGGTGGAATACCGCGACCACCCACCACAAGACAATTCTTTTGTAACTCGTGTCTATCCGCTGACTGCTAATTTGACGGAGATGCAGAAGGCAATTAACCAGCTAAAGGCTGATGGCGGTGGTGATGGCCCGGAAGCGGTTTATAGCGGTGTCCGCGATGCTTGCGTGCAGATGAAATGGCGTTCTCACAGCTGCCGTTTTATCCTACTGGTTGGGGATGCGCCACCGCACGGTTTTGCTAAGTGGTTGCAAGAAATGCTTCCCACACAACAACGTGGCGGAAACGGCGATGCGTGGCCAAATGGTTGTCCTAGCGGTTTGGATGTGCGGTCGGTCGCCGCAGCTGCGGAAAATCAGCAGGTGACGGTTCATGCTTTGTGCATGGGTGGCGATGGGTTTACTACGCAGGCGTTCGGTGCGATCGCAACTGCTACTGGCGGTCAGTGTGCATCCGCTAGCAGCGCTAAGGATGTGATTAGTAAGATGGTTGCTATGCTCAAAGATGAATTCCGCGATTTGGAATTCGATCGACAGGTGTTAGAAACTGTCTTGAATCTAGGCAATGTGGATAGCACTCAGGTAGCCGATAGTTTGGCTTGTCCCCGACTGCAAGCTGCTGCTGCGATCGCACGTTTGGGAAAGCGAGGTTTCTTGGATTTTTAA
- a CDS encoding Vat family streptogramin A O-acetyltransferase, with the protein MPYPDPKTLHPMQGFPQVCFIKNIVSNPNIIIGDYTYYDDPEDSENFERNVLYHYPFIGDKLIIGKFCAIARNVKFIMNGANHGMSGFSTYPFYIFGNGWERVTPESNELPFKGDTVIGNDVWIGYEATIMPGVKVGDGAIIGAKSVVTKDVKPYTIVGGNPAKVIRQRFSDEIIDVLLEIAWWNWDIEKITRNLEKIVGADIEALKNCV; encoded by the coding sequence ATGCCATATCCCGATCCGAAAACTTTACATCCAATGCAGGGGTTTCCGCAAGTTTGTTTTATTAAAAATATCGTTTCAAATCCTAACATTATTATTGGCGACTACACTTATTACGACGATCCAGAAGATTCGGAAAATTTCGAGCGGAATGTCCTTTATCACTATCCCTTTATCGGTGACAAGTTAATCATCGGCAAGTTCTGCGCTATAGCCAGAAATGTAAAATTCATTATGAATGGTGCAAATCACGGAATGTCGGGGTTTTCCACCTATCCATTTTATATTTTTGGTAATGGTTGGGAGCGCGTTACACCTGAGTCTAATGAATTACCTTTTAAAGGTGATACTGTAATTGGGAATGATGTGTGGATTGGATATGAAGCAACGATTATGCCTGGGGTAAAAGTTGGCGATGGAGCAATTATTGGCGCTAAGTCTGTAGTTACTAAAGATGTTAAACCTTACACCATTGTTGGAGGGAATCCAGCTAAGGTAATCCGACAACGCTTTTCTGATGAAATAATCGATGTTTTACTGGAAATTGCCTGGTGGAATTGGGATATTGAAAAGATTACGAGAAATTTAGAGAAAATTGTTGGTGCAGATATTGAAGCATTAAAAAATTGTGTATAA
- a CDS encoding VWA domain-containing protein, giving the protein MNTTERDLRLEMLNSLLTTPHRKLEQVSEIHKLIIELDPIFYGHLAAWYQRNGDVRDHKEVFVGNLLTSNVNEHRDAGFVMLQEFPPYEVSRIVDFMKQHRGKVPRSARTAVTRYLKAREKNPQFFDRAALRGRKAMKHLYATLHIKPSDRADAVLFKDKPPENSLAFMLKQLAKVPSPAEQAALIVEHNIPYTVAVGAVKQLTPTVVVALINSMSPQEVINNLKSLKERGAMDHPEVKALIDEKLEAAAKSDRVSAFKAMKASEVAVVDEATATKLEQIVDVQVKQRGKITKTTALLVDKSASMTEALEVGKQIAAIVSAIAEADLFVYAFDAIAYPIQAQGKNLSDWEKAFRHIFPNGSTSIGAALEIMRLKRQAIEQIIIVTDENENAAPYFSTVYPRYCEELKVIPNVVLVKVGQHNSYLEHQLQQNKVTFETFTFAGDYYSLPNLVPLLSRRSRLELLMEILDTPLPVRDDK; this is encoded by the coding sequence ATGAATACAACAGAACGAGATTTGCGTTTGGAAATGCTAAACAGCTTGCTGACTACACCTCACCGCAAGCTGGAACAAGTATCGGAAATTCACAAGTTAATTATCGAACTCGACCCGATTTTTTACGGACATTTGGCAGCTTGGTATCAGCGAAATGGCGATGTGCGCGATCATAAAGAAGTGTTTGTTGGCAATTTGCTGACTAGCAATGTCAATGAACATCGCGATGCAGGTTTTGTGATGTTGCAAGAGTTTCCGCCTTACGAAGTATCGCGAATTGTCGATTTTATGAAGCAGCATCGCGGAAAAGTACCTCGTTCCGCACGCACAGCTGTGACTCGCTATCTGAAGGCGCGGGAAAAGAATCCACAATTTTTCGATCGCGCTGCGTTGCGGGGACGTAAGGCGATGAAGCACTTGTACGCTACATTGCACATTAAGCCAAGCGATCGCGCTGATGCAGTACTATTTAAGGATAAACCGCCAGAAAATAGCCTCGCTTTCATGCTCAAGCAATTAGCAAAAGTACCATCTCCCGCAGAACAAGCAGCGCTAATTGTCGAACACAATATACCTTACACTGTTGCTGTTGGTGCGGTGAAACAACTAACGCCAACTGTGGTGGTAGCGCTGATTAATTCCATGTCGCCGCAAGAGGTAATTAATAACCTCAAATCGCTGAAAGAACGCGGTGCAATGGATCACCCGGAAGTGAAAGCGCTAATTGATGAGAAACTGGAAGCGGCGGCAAAATCTGACCGGGTATCGGCATTTAAGGCGATGAAAGCAAGCGAAGTAGCAGTTGTTGATGAAGCAACAGCTACTAAGTTGGAGCAAATTGTCGATGTGCAGGTGAAGCAGCGCGGTAAAATTACCAAAACTACTGCTTTGCTGGTGGATAAAAGCGCGAGTATGACGGAGGCGTTGGAAGTTGGCAAGCAAATTGCGGCGATCGTATCTGCGATCGCAGAAGCAGATTTGTTTGTTTATGCTTTCGATGCGATCGCTTACCCAATTCAAGCACAGGGTAAAAACCTCTCAGATTGGGAAAAAGCTTTTCGGCATATTTTCCCAAATGGCAGTACCAGCATCGGTGCGGCGTTGGAAATAATGCGACTGAAACGACAAGCGATCGAACAGATTATCATCGTAACTGATGAAAACGAAAACGCCGCTCCTTACTTCAGCACCGTTTATCCCCGCTACTGCGAAGAATTGAAAGTTATTCCGAATGTAGTTCTGGTGAAAGTCGGTCAGCACAACAGCTATTTAGAGCATCAACTACAGCAAAATAAGGTAACTTTTGAAACCTTCACCTTCGCGGGAGATTACTACTCGTTGCCAAACTTAGTGCCTTTGCTGTCTCGCAGATCTCGTCTGGAATTGCTGATGGAAATTCTGGATACACCCCTGCCAGTACGGGATGACAAATAA
- a CDS encoding ADP-ribosylation/crystallin J1: MLLYRPVGLKELELIAQSEFKAFPPRLPEQPIFYPVLNFEYAEQIARDWNTQSNSFAGFVTKFEVEDDYANKFAVRVVGSSIHQELWVPAEQLAEFNRHIVGKITVEAAYYGEKFVGEINPETNLPKSIQI, encoded by the coding sequence ATGCTACTCTACCGTCCAGTCGGATTAAAAGAACTCGAACTAATCGCGCAATCTGAATTTAAAGCTTTTCCACCCCGACTGCCCGAACAGCCTATCTTTTATCCAGTCCTCAATTTTGAGTATGCCGAACAAATTGCGCGAGACTGGAATACACAAAGTAATAGTTTCGCTGGATTTGTTACTAAATTTGAGGTGGAAGACGACTACGCTAACAAGTTTGCTGTTCGTGTTGTCGGTAGTAGCATTCATCAAGAACTATGGGTGCCAGCGGAACAATTGGCAGAATTTAACCGTCACATTGTTGGTAAAATTACAGTGGAAGCAGCTTACTACGGCGAGAAGTTTGTGGGCGAGATAAACCCAGAAACAAATCTGCCGAAAAGTATCCAAATATAA
- a CDS encoding GNAT family N-acetyltransferase: protein MFTLTMRPLAIESDLEAIAHLINTCEEVDRLEYGTSVSELRTDFDNPSIDKARDIRLWEDADGNLIGFGQLGIPESGEIIDGWLWYCVHPYNRGKDLERQIIAWGEERMREVARDRNVQVELRCSARDDKPYYITVAENNRFTVDRYFFTMQRSLAEPIPEPQFPAGFTLRDAGHQDTEAWVEMFNQTFIDHWNHHDLTLDRAKYMLTTPDYKPELDLVALAPDRTFAAFSFCAIYPGDNERSGCKEGWIAALGTRRGFRKMGLARSMLLSGMHKLKAAGMETAKLGVDTQNPNNALRLYESVGFEKLYNWITYVKDVT, encoded by the coding sequence ATGTTTACTTTGACGATGCGCCCGTTGGCGATCGAATCTGACTTGGAAGCGATCGCACACCTAATCAATACTTGCGAAGAGGTCGATCGCCTAGAATATGGTACGTCAGTATCGGAACTTCGCACTGATTTTGACAACCCATCAATCGATAAAGCACGGGATATCAGACTTTGGGAAGATGCGGATGGTAATTTAATTGGATTCGGTCAGTTAGGGATACCGGAATCAGGCGAAATAATTGATGGTTGGTTGTGGTATTGCGTTCATCCTTATAATCGCGGGAAGGATCTGGAAAGGCAGATTATTGCTTGGGGTGAGGAGAGGATGCGGGAAGTTGCACGCGATCGCAACGTGCAAGTAGAATTGCGCTGTTCTGCTCGCGATGACAAACCGTACTACATCACAGTAGCGGAAAATAACCGTTTCACGGTCGATCGCTACTTCTTCACTATGCAGCGCAGTCTCGCCGAACCAATTCCAGAACCGCAATTTCCAGCAGGTTTTACTCTCCGCGATGCGGGTCATCAAGACACGGAAGCTTGGGTGGAGATGTTCAACCAAACCTTTATCGATCACTGGAATCACCACGATTTAACGCTCGATCGGGCTAAATATATGCTGACTACACCTGATTACAAGCCCGAATTGGATTTGGTTGCATTAGCGCCCGATCGCACATTTGCAGCTTTTTCCTTCTGCGCTATTTATCCAGGGGATAACGAACGTAGCGGATGCAAAGAAGGTTGGATTGCAGCACTCGGTACGCGGCGCGGTTTCCGCAAGATGGGGCTAGCGCGATCGATGTTGCTTTCGGGAATGCACAAGTTGAAAGCTGCGGGTATGGAAACGGCAAAACTTGGCGTCGATACCCAAAATCCCAACAACGCTCTGCGACTTTACGAATCGGTTGGCTTTGAGAAGCTTTACAACTGGATTACTTACGTTAAGGATGTGACCTGA
- a CDS encoding cupin domain-containing protein, which translates to MSENTNINPFTKAHFDFDSLPFLTNPYKQLNLQAVGLGFIHLPPDEGYTFTHSHAEQEEVYIVVQGQGTILIDGELIPIERGDCVRISPSAKRALKADKENALFVICAGGVVAGYPKNSNSRYLIDDGIPDYDDIPPWYEGNPEVAAKNAKLKERMLKSQAKRQQSEEG; encoded by the coding sequence ATGAGCGAAAATACAAACATTAACCCTTTTACCAAAGCTCACTTCGATTTTGATAGCTTACCCTTTTTAACCAATCCTTACAAACAGCTAAATCTCCAGGCTGTGGGGCTTGGTTTTATTCATTTACCACCTGATGAAGGCTACACTTTTACCCACAGCCATGCAGAGCAAGAAGAAGTTTATATCGTAGTTCAAGGACAGGGAACGATTCTGATTGATGGAGAACTAATACCAATTGAGCGGGGTGATTGCGTGCGAATTTCTCCATCAGCTAAAAGAGCGCTGAAGGCAGATAAAGAAAATGCTTTATTTGTTATTTGTGCGGGTGGAGTTGTTGCGGGTTATCCAAAAAATTCAAATTCGCGATATTTGATTGATGACGGTATCCCAGATTACGATGATATTCCTCCTTGGTATGAAGGAAACCCAGAAGTTGCAGCTAAAAATGCCAAATTAAAAGAGCGGATGTTAAAATCTCAAGCTAAGCGCCAACAGTCAGAAGAAGGATGA
- a CDS encoding addiction module protein: MDITATLKEITTLSIEDRIDLVQAIWDSIAAEQAYPNLTEAQQQEIDRRIADYETNPDNVLTWDEIKASIRKRP, encoded by the coding sequence ATGGACATCACAGCCACTTTGAAGGAGATTACAACCCTAAGTATTGAAGATCGGATCGATCTTGTGCAAGCAATTTGGGATAGTATTGCAGCAGAACAAGCTTACCCCAACCTGACCGAAGCGCAACAGCAAGAGATCGATCGCCGTATTGCCGATTACGAAACTAATCCCGATAACGTATTGACATGGGATGAGATTAAAGCCTCAATCAGAAAACGACCATGA